The Agaribacterium sp. ZY112 genome includes the window ACTGACCGTATATATTTTTGCTTTCAATATGTCCGCTTTCGCAGCAGACGACTATGGCCATAAACATGGGCATTCCGAAAAGCATAAAGAACGTCATGCTGAAGGCGATCATGCGCGACACGACGATCATATAGATCACAAAGAGCAGGATTCAGAACACCTTGACGATCATGATCGCGCGCATGACAGAAAAGAAGAAGCAAAGGGAGAGAAATAATGAAGACCTTAACAACATTGCTCCCTAACAAAAAAACTAAAAAGAAAAAGTTGGTTTTAGCTACGCTCTTTGCCCAGGTGTTGCTATTCAGTATTTCTCCATTAAATGCTTGGTCGAAGGAAGAGCACGAGCACGAGCACGAGCACGAGCATGAAGCATCAGAACAACATGCACCGCACCTTGAAGAGGGTGATCATGACGAGCACGAGGACCATGTTGATCAGGATGATGGGCATGGTCATGACCACGGTGTTCATGGAGAAGGAGAAGAAGATGAACACGAGCACGGTGAGGCTAACTCTAGCCGTATAGAAGATTCTATGGCCAAGCAAGTGGGTATCGTTACCTCAGTGGCGGGTTCGCAGGAGCTTCATCAGACCATTACGGTATACGGCGCGATTGTTCCTGCACCGGAACAACTTAGTCATGTACGTGCGCGTTTTGAGGGTATGGTTACCTCTGTCAAAGTCACCCTTGGTGATCGAGTAAAAACTGGCGACGTATTGGCTGAAATTGAATCCAATGAAAGTCTGAAAACTTATGCAATCCGCTCGCCGATTACTGGACGAATAGTTCAGCGTCATGCCAATACCGGCGAAGTGACAAAAGACCAGGTTCTGTTTTCCATCGCAAACTTTGACACTGTTTGGGCGGAACTGCGTGTCTATCCTGCACAGCAGTCTTCGGTTACAGAAGGTCAAGCGGTTCACATACTAGCAAGCAATATCAGTGTGGAATCCAAAGTGGATCACATGGTGGCGTCAATGGAATCTCCTTATATGGTGGCGCGCGTCTTGTTGGCCAATAAGAAACACACTTTATCTCCGGGAATAATGATTGAAGCGCGCGTGGAAACCGGCCGTTTTTCGGTTCCTATAGCGGTAGTAAAAGATGCGGTGCAAACGCTGGGTGGACGCCAAGGCGTATTCGTTAAGGCCGGTGATGATTATCGCTTTACACCACTTGTGTTGGGTAAAAGTGATGATCATTTCTATGAAGTTATCGATGGGCTTGAGGCGAACAGTAGATATGTCAGTGAGAATAGCTATTTAATTAAAGCTGATATCGAAAAATCCGAAGCAGAACACGATCACTAATCGAGGCACGCTATGATTGATTCAATTTTGCGCCTCGCGATCGAGCGGCGCTTACTGATTTTATGTTTTATTTTTGTGATCGTCGGTGTCGGTGCGTGGAGTTATCAAAAGCTCCCCATCGATGCCGTTCCAGATATCACCAACGTCCAGGTACAAATTAATACAGCAGCACCAGGTTACTCACCACTGGAATCGGAGCAACGCATTACCTATCCAGTGGAAACCGCATTAGCCGGCTTGCCCAAGCTTTCGTACACACGCTCTCTTTCACGTTACGGTTTGTCGCAAGTGACTGTGGTCTTCGAGGAAGGTACGGATATTTATTTTGCGCGCAACCTGATAAGCGCCAGGCTCGGCGCAATAAAGAGTGTTCTCCCGCCAGGGCTTGAGCCTGAGATGGGGCCCATCTCTACTGGATTAGGTGAGATTTTTATGTACACGGTACAGGCCGAAGCCAACGCAAAAATGGCCAATGGCGAGCCTTACACCGCGACCGCATTACGGGAAATCCAAGACTGGATTATCAAACCGCAGCTTGCACAGGTGAAAGGTGTTATTGAAGTAAACAGTATTGGTGGCTACAACAAGCAATACCACGTGATGCCGGATCCTACAAAGTTGCTCGTTTATAAGGTCAGTATCGAAGATCTTGTACAAGCTTTAAAGGCTAACAATGATAACCGTGGCGCGGGTTATATTGAACGTAACGGCCAACAACTCCTGGTGCGCTCACCAGGCCAGCTTGCTTCGATCGAAGACATCGGTAATGTCATTATCACCGAACATGACACCGTGCCCATTAAAATTAAAGACGTGGCCGATATCGATATCGGTAAGGAATTACGCACTGGTGCCGCAACACGAGACGGCGTAGAAACTGTTTTAGGCACCGCGATGATGTTGATCGGTGCTAATTCGCGCACCGTTGCGCAAGACGTGGCGAGTAAGCTAGATGATATTCAAGCCTCATTACCAGAGGGCGTAGTCGCTGAAGCCGTCTACGACCGCACGGCATTGGTCGACAAAGCGATTGCAACGGTTTCCAAAAACCTTATGGAAGGTGCACTTCTGGTCATCGTTGTGCTGTTTCTTTTGTTGGGCAACTTTCGCGCGGCGCTGATCACTGCTGCTGTAATTCCCTTAGCTATGTTGATGACCATTACCGGCATGGTGAAAACGGGAGTCTCTGCGAATTTAATGAGCCTTGGCGCACTCGATTTTGGTTTGATCGTCGACGGTGCTGTGATTATTGTTGAAAACTGTGTTCGCCGCTTGGGCGAGCATCAACATAAAAACGGCCAGCAAGATTTACGTGAACGCTTGAATACCGTGTTCGAAGCCACATCGGAAGTCATTCGCCCAAGCTTATTTGGTGTTGCCATTATTACCATCGTTTACATTCCAATCTTTAGTCTCACTGGGGTTGAAGGAAAAATGTTTCATCCAATGGCGGCAACCGTGGTCATGGCCCTACTTTTCGCCATGGCACTTTCGCTAACCGTCGTGCCCGCTGCGGTCGCCGTGTTTATGAATGGCAAAATCAGTGAAAAGGAAAGTATTGTCATCACTAAGGCTAAATTGGCTTACCGCCCGTTACTCAAACTTGCGCTTAAATTCCGCTTGGCTGTGGTGAGTTTTGCTACCTGCTTAGTGGTGTTTTGTTTGTGGTTGGCTTCAACCATGGGATCTGAATTTATTCCGCAACTGAATGAAGGTGACATCGCTCTTCACGCGATGCGTATTCCTGGCACGGGGCTTGAACAAGCGGTGGAAATGCAGGAAATCCTTGAGAAAAGAATTAAATCCTTTCCCGAAGTCGATAAGGTTTTTGCGCGTATCGGTACAGCAGAAGTGGCGACCGACCCTATGCCACCTAATGTTGCGGATAACTTTGTGATCCTTAAACCAAGAAGTGAGTGGCCAGACACCACTAAAACCAAGGATGAACTTGTTGAGGAGATAGAGCGCGCACTGGAAGAATTGCCTGGCAACAACTACGAGTTTACCCAACCGATTCAGATGCGCTTTAACGAATTAATTTCGGGCGTGCGTTCAGACTTGGGCATCAAGATATTTGGTGATGACCTAGACCAACTGGTACTGACGGCAAGCGATGTGCTTAAGGTTGTAAATGGTATTGAAGGGGCGGCGGATGCGCGCGTCGA containing:
- a CDS encoding efflux RND transporter permease subunit, yielding MIDSILRLAIERRLLILCFIFVIVGVGAWSYQKLPIDAVPDITNVQVQINTAAPGYSPLESEQRITYPVETALAGLPKLSYTRSLSRYGLSQVTVVFEEGTDIYFARNLISARLGAIKSVLPPGLEPEMGPISTGLGEIFMYTVQAEANAKMANGEPYTATALREIQDWIIKPQLAQVKGVIEVNSIGGYNKQYHVMPDPTKLLVYKVSIEDLVQALKANNDNRGAGYIERNGQQLLVRSPGQLASIEDIGNVIITEHDTVPIKIKDVADIDIGKELRTGAATRDGVETVLGTAMMLIGANSRTVAQDVASKLDDIQASLPEGVVAEAVYDRTALVDKAIATVSKNLMEGALLVIVVLFLLLGNFRAALITAAVIPLAMLMTITGMVKTGVSANLMSLGALDFGLIVDGAVIIVENCVRRLGEHQHKNGQQDLRERLNTVFEATSEVIRPSLFGVAIITIVYIPIFSLTGVEGKMFHPMAATVVMALLFAMALSLTVVPAAVAVFMNGKISEKESIVITKAKLAYRPLLKLALKFRLAVVSFATCLVVFCLWLASTMGSEFIPQLNEGDIALHAMRIPGTGLEQAVEMQEILEKRIKSFPEVDKVFARIGTAEVATDPMPPNVADNFVILKPRSEWPDTTKTKDELVEEIERALEELPGNNYEFTQPIQMRFNELISGVRSDLGIKIFGDDLDQLVLTASDVLKVVNGIEGAADARVEQVTGLPTLSVIPNRTALGRYGLNVAELQDWVSAAIGGESAGIVYEGDRRFELIVRLPETTRRDIDRLKFLPVPLTNGDYVPLEDIATLDISPAPAQISRENGKRRIVVTANVRGRDLGSFVKEVQETIREKTDIPPGYWLDYGGTFEQLESASQRLSIVVPLTLLVILGILVMAFSSLKDALIIFSGVPLALTGGVLSLYLRDMPMSISAGIGFIALSGVAVLNGLVMLAFIRQLWHETGRLNESIIEGAMIRLRPVLMTALVASLGFVPMALNTGTGAEVQRPLATVVIGGIISSTILTLLVLPILYQWIHRQETR
- a CDS encoding efflux RND transporter periplasmic adaptor subunit — its product is MKTLTTLLPNKKTKKKKLVLATLFAQVLLFSISPLNAWSKEEHEHEHEHEHEASEQHAPHLEEGDHDEHEDHVDQDDGHGHDHGVHGEGEEDEHEHGEANSSRIEDSMAKQVGIVTSVAGSQELHQTITVYGAIVPAPEQLSHVRARFEGMVTSVKVTLGDRVKTGDVLAEIESNESLKTYAIRSPITGRIVQRHANTGEVTKDQVLFSIANFDTVWAELRVYPAQQSSVTEGQAVHILASNISVESKVDHMVASMESPYMVARVLLANKKHTLSPGIMIEARVETGRFSVPIAVVKDAVQTLGGRQGVFVKAGDDYRFTPLVLGKSDDHFYEVIDGLEANSRYVSENSYLIKADIEKSEAEHDH